In a genomic window of Styela clava chromosome 7, kaStyClav1.hap1.2, whole genome shotgun sequence:
- the LOC120328988 gene encoding uncharacterized protein LOC120328988, whose protein sequence is MTNELERYEKMLNRIPKVLFLILMNMKLCVSIPENGQWGSWKDSERWNLCLGSRFKYNCTRGEPTNLIREEELVCSQGIFYQTINEVLDGCFDWQNEEGSSTIDQYYNDNRFFPSDKIELAIEEIQSKGDWSTGDSGWSECLLTRKFQRKRMNIYNRRGRQKREFHCPTDNSTIWKEEVRHCCAGSWTEWKVLEECPECGWGVRRTVRICAVPNLALKIETLARKREFLSQWKNTECKRQHCKMVGKNLVKLCDEVCAGNDWWEGTLCSRYGRQAYAGECCIRNYKGLRPSCGMEARTMTDEEKYKTTAMVAIILGAEALLIVITAIIIVLYNIGRMPTMLSSALTACSCHSPRSSMKYRPTTRETMQKQQEIQMVPSARATKKKLRVTARNVQELNRFLDVSKNNTSTSSV, encoded by the exons ATGACGAATGAACTAGAGAGATACGAGAAGATGTTAAATCGAATTCCcaaagttttgtttttaattttgatgaatatgaaACTATGTGTAAGCATACCTGAAAATG GACAATGGGGAAGTTGGAAAGATTCGGAAAGATGGAATTTATGTCTAGGGTCAAGGTTCAAGTATAACTGTACGAGAGGTGAACCTACAAATTTAATCAGAGAAGAAGAATTGGTTTGTAGTCAAGGAATATTCTATCAAACAATCAATGAAGTTTTGGATGGATGTTTCGATTGGCAAAATGAAGAAGGATCGTCTACGATAGATCAATACTACAATGATAACAGATTTTTTCCAAGTGATAAGATCGAGCTTGCAATAGAAGAAATACag TCAAAAGGTGATTGGTCCACTGGTGACAGCGGTTGGTCGGAATGTTTATTGACCAGAAAATTTCAACGAAAAAGgatgaatatatataacagaCGAGGGAGGCAAAAACGCGAGTTTCACTGCCCTACAGACAACAGTACAATATGGAAAGAAGAAGTTCGACACTGTTGTGCGGGATCATGGACTGAATGGAAAGTACTTGAAGAATGTCCAGAATGTGGATGGGGAGTAAGAAGAACAGTCAGAATATGTGCTGTTCCTAATTTAGCTCTAAAAATT GAAACATTAGCAAGGAAACGCGAATTTTTGAGTCAGTGGAAAAACACAGAATGCAAAAGACAACATTGTAAAATGGTCGGAAAAAATTTAGTGAAATTGTGCGATGAAGTATGCGCTGGTAACGATTGGTGGGAAGGTACATTATGTAGTAGATATGGAAGACAAGCATATGCCGGAGAATGCTGCATTAGAAATTATAAAG GGTTGAGGCCGTCATGCGGCATGGAAGCACGTACTATGACAGATGAAGAGAAATACAAGACAACTGCCATGGTTGCAATCATACTGGGTGCAGAAGCATTGCTGATCGTAATCACAGCCATTATCATTGTATTGTACAACATAGGTAGAATGCCTACAATGCTATCAAGCGCTTTGACAGCTTGTTCGTGTCATTCTCCGAGAAGTAGCATGAAATACAGGCCAACAACACGAGAAACGATGcaaaaacaacaagaaatacAAATGGTTCCTTCGGCGAGAGCAACAAAAAAGAAACTCCGAGTGACTGCTAGAAATGTACAAGAGTTGAATCGATTTTTAGATGTATCGAAAAATAATACGTCTACGTCTTCAGTATAG